In Stenotrophomonas sp. ASS1, the following proteins share a genomic window:
- the flgJ gene encoding flagellar assembly peptidoglycan hydrolase FlgJ — MRITPAFDLHPAQQNDPAKIDKVARQLEGQFAQMLVKSMRDASFGDSLFPGENKMFREMYDQKIAEAMTRGKGLGLSGMISRQLSGQAADGPALDTRVDPAKASRAYQLNAPAKPAPSLPLEDGSQAVRLLQQMAAGAQHGAQAAVAPMEQALDLIAGRESSSMHRSLGTEDPYIGSLQGEDWAANGDQWSATASNRGTAISPADAMATRTAVAQLGEHTPEGFVASIWQHAQSAAKELGVDARALVAQAALETGWGKRHIKHADGSTSHNLFGIKANGWNGQRAVAGTHEYVDGVRRNETASFRAYSSPAESFADYVRLLKTSPRYQQALQAGTDVQGFARGLQRAGYATDPRYAAKIAAIAGGPTIERAVSAVADAGSRLGQTFASTATAALGITRR; from the coding sequence ATGCGTATCACTCCCGCATTCGATCTGCACCCGGCGCAACAGAACGATCCGGCCAAGATCGACAAGGTCGCGCGCCAGCTGGAAGGCCAGTTCGCGCAGATGCTGGTCAAGAGCATGCGTGACGCCAGCTTCGGCGATTCGCTGTTCCCCGGCGAAAACAAGATGTTCCGCGAGATGTACGACCAGAAGATTGCCGAGGCGATGACCCGCGGCAAGGGCCTGGGCCTGTCGGGCATGATCAGCCGGCAGCTGTCCGGCCAGGCCGCCGACGGCCCGGCGCTGGATACCCGCGTGGACCCGGCCAAGGCCAGTCGTGCCTACCAGCTCAATGCACCGGCCAAGCCGGCACCGTCGCTGCCGCTGGAAGACGGCAGTCAGGCCGTGCGCCTGCTGCAGCAGATGGCCGCCGGTGCACAGCACGGTGCGCAGGCGGCAGTCGCACCGATGGAACAGGCCCTGGACCTGATCGCCGGCCGCGAGAGCAGCAGCATGCACCGCTCGTTGGGCACCGAGGATCCGTACATCGGCAGCCTGCAGGGCGAGGACTGGGCCGCCAACGGCGACCAGTGGTCGGCCACCGCCAGCAACCGCGGCACCGCCATCAGTCCGGCCGATGCGATGGCTACCCGCACCGCCGTCGCCCAGCTGGGCGAGCACACCCCGGAAGGCTTCGTTGCCAGCATCTGGCAGCACGCGCAGAGTGCAGCCAAGGAACTGGGCGTGGATGCCCGCGCCCTGGTCGCCCAGGCGGCGCTGGAAACCGGCTGGGGCAAGCGCCACATCAAGCATGCCGACGGCAGCACTTCGCACAACCTGTTCGGCATCAAGGCCAATGGCTGGAACGGCCAGCGCGCCGTGGCCGGCACCCACGAATATGTCGATGGCGTGCGCCGCAACGAGACCGCCAGCTTCCGCGCCTACAGTTCGCCGGCCGAGAGCTTCGCCGACTATGTGCGCCTGCTGAAGACCAGCCCGCGTTACCAGCAGGCCCTGCAGGCCGGCACCGACGTGCAGGGCTTCGCCCGCGGCCTGCAGCGCGCCGGCTATGCCACCGATCCGCGTTACGCGGCCAAGATCGCCGCGATCGCCGGCGGCCCGACCATCGAGCGCGCCGTCAGCGCCGTGGCCGATGCCGGCTCGCGCCTTGGCCAGACCTTCGCCAGCACCGCAACCGCGGCGCTGGGTATCACTCGTCGTTGA
- a CDS encoding flagellar basal body P-ring protein FlgI, with the protein MAMKLFSSSSWQRPMASFVALMLLVVAAPASAERIKDLAQVGGVRGNALVGYGLVVGLDGSGDRTSQAPFTVQSLKNLLGELGVNVPPNVNPQLKNVAAVAIHAELPPFAKPGQPIDITVSSIGNAVSLRGGSLLMAPLRGADGQIYAIAQGNLIVGGFGAQGKDGSRVSVNVPSVGRIPNGATVERALPDPLANGGDITLNLHNNDFTTVSRMVAALNNAFGEGAARAVDGVTVAVTAPTDPGARIGLLARIENLELTPGSAPAKVVVNSRTGTVVIGQQVRVGPAAISHGSLTVTIQENTNVSQPNALSGGRTVASPQSTITATNDGSRMFKFSGGTTLDEIVHAVNAVGAAPGDLIAILEALKQAGALSAELEVI; encoded by the coding sequence ATGGCCATGAAACTCTTCTCCTCTTCTTCCTGGCAGCGACCCATGGCGTCGTTCGTCGCGCTGATGCTGCTGGTCGTGGCTGCCCCTGCCAGCGCCGAGCGCATCAAGGACCTGGCCCAGGTCGGCGGCGTGCGCGGCAATGCGCTGGTGGGTTATGGCCTGGTGGTCGGCCTGGATGGCAGCGGCGACCGCACCAGCCAGGCACCCTTCACCGTGCAGAGCCTGAAGAACCTGCTCGGCGAACTGGGCGTCAACGTGCCGCCGAACGTCAACCCGCAGCTGAAGAACGTGGCCGCCGTGGCGATCCACGCCGAACTGCCTCCGTTCGCCAAGCCGGGCCAGCCGATCGACATCACCGTGTCCTCGATCGGCAACGCGGTGTCGCTGCGCGGCGGTTCGCTGCTGATGGCGCCCTTGCGCGGCGCCGATGGCCAGATCTACGCCATCGCCCAGGGCAACCTGATCGTCGGCGGCTTCGGCGCGCAGGGCAAGGACGGCTCCCGCGTGTCGGTGAACGTGCCCAGCGTCGGCCGCATTCCCAACGGCGCCACCGTTGAACGCGCCCTGCCCGATCCGCTGGCCAATGGCGGCGACATCACCCTGAACCTGCACAACAACGATTTCACTACGGTCTCGCGCATGGTTGCCGCGCTCAACAACGCCTTCGGCGAAGGTGCGGCGCGTGCGGTCGATGGCGTGACCGTGGCGGTCACCGCGCCGACCGACCCAGGCGCGCGCATCGGCCTGCTGGCACGCATCGAGAACCTGGAACTTACCCCCGGCAGCGCCCCGGCCAAGGTGGTGGTCAATTCGCGTACCGGTACCGTGGTCATCGGCCAGCAGGTGCGCGTGGGACCGGCGGCGATCTCGCATGGTTCGCTGACCGTGACCATCCAGGAAAACACCAACGTCAGCCAGCCCAATGCGCTGTCCGGCGGCCGCACCGTGGCCAGCCCGCAGTCGACCATCACCGCCACCAACGACGGCAGCCGCATGTTCAAGTTCAGCGGCGGCACCACCCTGGACGAGATCGTGCACGCGGTGAACGCCGTGGGCGCGGCACCGGGCGATCTCATCGCGATCCTGGAAGCCCTGAAGCAGGCCGGCGCACTGAGTGCCGAGCTCGAGGTGATCTGA
- the flgH gene encoding flagellar basal body L-ring protein FlgH, producing MSPISNFARTALACAVAALLGGCVIAGDVRPYPTMAPIQPIMPPQAQPTAGAIYAAGPTLQLYSDRRARDVGDLLTITLLENTTAQTSANTATNKESNLSLGTPSILGAPVTLGGKDILSATAKGARDFTGKGNSAQSNRLQGSVTVTVVQRLPNGNLVVQGQKNLRLNQGDELVQVQGIVRPGDISQDNTIPSSRVAEARIVYGGRGPVAQSNAMGWLSRFFNSGLTPF from the coding sequence ATGTCGCCCATTTCCAACTTCGCCCGCACTGCCCTCGCCTGCGCCGTGGCCGCCCTGCTCGGTGGCTGCGTGATCGCGGGCGACGTGCGCCCCTACCCGACGATGGCACCGATCCAGCCGATCATGCCGCCGCAGGCACAGCCGACCGCCGGCGCGATCTACGCTGCCGGCCCGACCCTGCAGCTGTATTCGGACCGGCGCGCGCGCGATGTTGGCGACCTGTTGACCATCACCCTGCTGGAAAACACCACCGCGCAGACCAGTGCCAACACGGCCACCAACAAGGAATCGAACCTGAGCCTGGGTACACCGTCCATTCTTGGCGCTCCGGTCACCCTTGGCGGCAAGGACATCCTGAGTGCCACGGCCAAGGGCGCGCGTGACTTCACCGGCAAGGGCAACAGCGCGCAGAGCAACCGCCTGCAGGGCAGCGTCACCGTCACCGTGGTCCAACGCCTGCCCAACGGCAACCTGGTGGTGCAGGGGCAGAAGAACCTGCGGCTCAACCAGGGCGATGAACTGGTTCAGGTGCAGGGCATCGTGCGCCCGGGCGACATCAGCCAGGACAACACCATTCCGTCCAGCCGCGTGGCCGAGGCCCGCATCGTCTACGGCGGCCGCGGTCCCGTCGCGCAGTCCAACGCGATGGGCTGGCTGAGCCGCTTCTTCAACTCCGGCCTGACGCCGTTCTGA
- the flgG gene encoding flagellar basal-body rod protein FlgG, translating to MNQALWIAKTGLDAQQMRMSVVSNNLANTNTTGFKQDRASFEDLLYQQVRQPGGSSSAQTQLPTGLQLGTGVRVVATAKNFEQGGQQQTGRALDVMVNGRGFFEVQMPDGSSAYTRDGSFKINQDSELVTNSGYPVQPGIQIPEGAQSVTIGTDGTISVKMADGAASVEVGALTLTDFVNPAGLQARGENLFLETTASGPAQNGNPGLNGLGTVVQGALEGSNVNVVEELVSMIETQRAYEMNAKAISTTDSMLGYLNNKL from the coding sequence ATGAACCAGGCATTGTGGATTGCGAAAACCGGACTGGATGCGCAGCAGATGCGCATGTCGGTGGTTTCCAACAACCTCGCCAACACCAACACCACCGGCTTCAAGCAGGACCGTGCCAGTTTTGAAGACCTGCTGTACCAGCAGGTGCGCCAGCCCGGCGGCTCCTCGTCGGCGCAGACGCAGCTGCCCACCGGCCTGCAGCTGGGTACCGGCGTGCGCGTGGTCGCCACCGCCAAGAACTTTGAACAGGGTGGCCAGCAGCAGACCGGCCGCGCCCTGGACGTGATGGTCAATGGCCGCGGCTTCTTCGAAGTTCAGATGCCTGATGGCAGCTCGGCCTACACCCGTGATGGCTCGTTCAAGATCAACCAGGACAGCGAGCTGGTCACCAACAGCGGCTACCCGGTGCAGCCGGGCATCCAGATTCCCGAAGGCGCGCAGTCGGTGACCATCGGCACCGATGGCACCATCAGCGTGAAGATGGCCGACGGCGCCGCCTCGGTGGAAGTCGGCGCACTGACCCTGACCGACTTCGTCAATCCCGCTGGCCTGCAGGCACGTGGCGAGAACCTGTTCCTGGAGACCACTGCGTCCGGCCCGGCACAGAACGGCAACCCCGGCCTCAACGGCCTCGGCACTGTGGTGCAGGGCGCGCTGGAAGGCAGCAACGTCAACGTGGTGGAAGAGCTGGTGTCGATGATCGAAACCCAGCGCGCCTACGAGATGAACGCCAAGGCGATCTCCACCACCGACTCGATGCTCGGTTATCTCAACAACAAGCTCTGA
- a CDS encoding flagellar basal body rod protein FlgF, giving the protein MDKALYVAMTGARASLQAQGTLSHNLANSDTPGFKEALANTEAFPIRGPGFASRVDALHVDAGFNRTPGSQHITGKPLDLSLQTGTWLAVQSSDGSEAYTRGAALSVTPNGQLVTSSGRPVLDDNNNPIAIPPYQAMEIGADGTLSIIPQGEGPQTMAQIGRIKVVQAPDERLERGLDGLFRNTDPLQPFAPAQGTAVHSGQLEGSNVDAAGALVQMIQLQRQYEMQVQVIKHGDENARSANSMLRLGS; this is encoded by the coding sequence ATGGATAAAGCCCTTTACGTGGCGATGACCGGTGCCCGCGCCTCCCTGCAGGCGCAGGGTACGCTCAGCCACAACCTCGCCAACTCCGACACCCCCGGCTTCAAGGAAGCGCTGGCCAACACCGAAGCCTTCCCGATCCGTGGCCCGGGCTTTGCCTCGCGGGTGGATGCGCTGCATGTCGACGCCGGATTCAACCGCACGCCCGGTTCGCAGCACATCACCGGCAAGCCGCTGGACCTGTCCCTGCAGACCGGCACCTGGCTGGCCGTGCAGTCCAGTGACGGCAGCGAGGCGTACACGCGCGGCGCGGCGTTGTCGGTGACGCCGAACGGCCAGCTGGTGACCTCCAGCGGCCGTCCGGTACTGGATGACAACAACAACCCGATCGCCATTCCGCCCTACCAGGCGATGGAGATCGGTGCCGACGGCACGCTCTCGATCATCCCGCAGGGCGAAGGTCCGCAGACCATGGCGCAGATCGGTCGCATCAAAGTGGTGCAGGCACCGGATGAACGCCTGGAGCGTGGCCTGGACGGCCTGTTCCGCAACACCGACCCACTGCAGCCGTTCGCACCGGCACAGGGCACGGCCGTGCACAGCGGCCAGCTGGAAGGCAGCAACGTGGATGCCGCTGGCGCGCTGGTGCAGATGATCCAGCTGCAGCGCCAGTACGAAATGCAGGTGCAGGTGATCAAGCACGGCGACGAAAACGCGCGCAGCGCCAACAGCATGCTGCGCCTGGGCAGCTGA
- the flgE gene encoding flagellar hook protein FlgE: MGFNVSLSGINAANTDLSVTANNVANVNTAGFKQSRAEFADLFASTSYGLSKNQTGSGVRVSNVAQQFIQGHNEQTGRSLDMAISGEGFFTMNMNGSRVYSRAGNFQTDSAGYVINPQGARLQVFAPNADGTNFDAGRLVDLQLLTTDSAPKQTSEVKVGFTLPANAKQPTVTNFDPTDSNSYNHSSGGITVYDSLGVSHIQVSYFVKGANPNEWTVRNYVDGQPAGAPTPVTFDNSGKLTNPANGKVSLGTFTPTTGAGQLNMTLDISGSTQYGEKFALRNTQQDGYAAGKLNEITVSETGVVYARYSNGDDKPLGQVALTTFNNTQGLEQKGNNLWVETFESGTPRTGMPDTSNLGKIQAGSLEASTVDLTEQLVNMITAQRNFQANAQMITTQDQITQTVINIR, from the coding sequence ATGGGCTTCAACGTCTCCCTGTCCGGCATCAATGCCGCCAATACCGACCTGAGCGTCACCGCCAACAACGTCGCCAACGTCAATACCGCCGGCTTCAAGCAATCACGCGCCGAGTTCGCTGACCTGTTCGCCTCCACCAGCTACGGCCTGTCGAAGAACCAGACCGGCTCGGGCGTGCGTGTTTCCAACGTGGCCCAACAGTTCATCCAGGGCCACAACGAGCAGACCGGCCGCAGCCTGGACATGGCGATCTCCGGTGAGGGCTTCTTCACCATGAACATGAACGGCTCGCGCGTGTACTCGCGTGCCGGCAACTTCCAGACCGATTCCGCCGGCTATGTGATCAACCCGCAGGGCGCGCGCCTGCAGGTGTTCGCGCCGAACGCCGATGGCACCAACTTCGATGCCGGCCGCCTGGTGGACCTGCAGCTGCTCACTACCGACAGCGCGCCGAAGCAGACCAGCGAAGTGAAGGTCGGTTTCACCCTGCCCGCCAACGCCAAGCAACCGACGGTCACCAATTTCGATCCGACCGACTCCAACAGCTACAACCACTCCAGCGGCGGCATCACCGTGTACGACTCGCTGGGCGTGAGCCACATCCAGGTCTCGTACTTCGTGAAAGGCGCCAACCCCAACGAGTGGACCGTGCGCAACTACGTGGATGGCCAGCCGGCCGGCGCACCGACCCCGGTGACGTTCGACAACAGCGGCAAGCTGACCAATCCTGCCAACGGCAAGGTCAGCCTCGGCACCTTCACCCCGACCACCGGCGCGGGCCAGCTGAACATGACGCTGGATATCAGCGGCTCGACCCAGTACGGCGAGAAGTTCGCGCTGCGCAACACCCAGCAGGACGGCTACGCCGCCGGCAAGCTCAACGAGATCACCGTGTCGGAAACCGGCGTGGTCTATGCCCGCTACTCCAACGGCGACGACAAGCCCCTCGGCCAGGTCGCACTGACCACGTTCAACAACACGCAGGGTCTGGAGCAGAAGGGCAACAACCTGTGGGTGGAGACGTTCGAGTCGGGCACGCCGCGCACCGGCATGCCGGACACCTCCAACCTCGGCAAGATCCAGGCCGGCTCGCTGGAAGCATCCACCGTCGACCTCACCGAGCAGCTGGTCAACATGATCACCGCGCAGCGCAACTTCCAGGCCAACGCGCAGATGATCACCACGCAGGACCAGATCACCCAGACCGTCATCAACATCCGTTGA
- a CDS encoding flagellar hook capping FlgD N-terminal domain-containing protein: MTTAVNNQTNQDVYAALGLNAPNSNATKKKNTLDQADFLRLMTEQLQHQDPLKPMDNTQMVAQMAQMSTVQGITDLNKTVKGFQESMASDQVLRGAALVGHQVLVPSEKLVLEKEGSVEGTVAAPSAGIVTVDITDANGTKVTSLSVDAKAAGETAFQWDGKDANGKRMEPGKYSIVANHVDTAGKSTKLSTFVQAPVESVTVGSDGLYLNLKGLGTAPIDYVLRVS, translated from the coding sequence ATGACCACCGCCGTCAACAACCAGACCAACCAGGACGTCTACGCCGCGCTCGGCCTGAACGCCCCGAACAGCAACGCCACCAAGAAGAAGAACACGCTGGACCAGGCCGATTTCCTGCGCCTGATGACCGAGCAGCTGCAGCACCAGGATCCGCTGAAGCCGATGGACAACACGCAGATGGTCGCGCAGATGGCGCAGATGTCCACCGTGCAGGGCATCACCGATCTGAACAAGACGGTGAAGGGTTTCCAGGAATCGATGGCCAGCGACCAGGTGCTGCGCGGTGCCGCTCTGGTTGGCCACCAGGTACTGGTGCCGTCGGAAAAGCTGGTACTGGAAAAGGAAGGCAGCGTCGAAGGCACGGTGGCTGCGCCCTCTGCCGGCATCGTGACCGTCGACATCACCGATGCCAACGGCACCAAGGTCACCTCGCTGAGCGTAGATGCCAAGGCCGCTGGCGAAACCGCGTTTCAGTGGGACGGCAAGGACGCCAACGGCAAGCGCATGGAACCGGGCAAGTACTCCATCGTCGCCAACCACGTCGACACCGCAGGCAAGAGCACCAAGCTGTCCACCTTCGTGCAGGCCCCGGTGGAGAGCGTGACCGTCGGCTCCGACGGCCTGTACCTGAATCTCAAGGGCCTGGGCACGGCCCCGATCGACTACGTGCTCCGCGTCAGCTGA
- the flgC gene encoding flagellar basal body rod protein FlgC, whose product MSNLPIFDIAGSALQAQSVRMSTIASNLSNADTVAGSADAVYKPLEPIFQAVTSKNDPNITSVKVKEITQSEAAPIKRYEPGHPLADGDGYIYQPDVDPVAQMVNLISTSRNYQAGVEMLTTAKELALATLTMGR is encoded by the coding sequence ATGAGCAACCTGCCGATCTTCGATATCGCCGGCTCCGCGCTGCAGGCGCAGTCGGTGCGCATGAGCACCATCGCCTCCAACCTCTCCAACGCCGACACCGTCGCCGGTTCCGCCGATGCCGTGTACAAGCCGCTGGAACCGATCTTCCAGGCAGTGACCAGCAAGAACGATCCGAACATCACGTCGGTGAAGGTCAAGGAGATCACCCAGAGCGAAGCCGCGCCGATCAAGCGCTATGAACCGGGCCACCCGCTGGCCGACGGCGATGGCTACATCTACCAGCCCGATGTCGATCCGGTGGCGCAGATGGTCAACCTGATCTCGACTTCGCGCAATTACCAGGCTGGCGTGGAGATGCTGACCACCGCCAAGGAACTGGCCCTGGCCACCTTGACCATGGGCCGCTGA
- the flgB gene encoding flagellar basal body rod protein FlgB, with translation MRNLITDYLGVHAQAMPLREQRMKLIASNLGNADTPGYKAQDLDFDAALRHAQGQDANGLMATTHEQHYEISSGLNPFQIAREGVQPSLDGNTVDPDAERAAYGRAALEYRASLSFVESKVRSMLTAITGQ, from the coding sequence GTGCGCAACCTGATTACCGACTACCTGGGCGTCCACGCCCAGGCCATGCCGTTGCGCGAACAGCGGATGAAGCTGATCGCCAGCAACCTCGGCAATGCCGACACTCCCGGCTACAAGGCCCAGGATCTGGACTTCGATGCCGCCCTGCGCCACGCCCAGGGGCAGGATGCCAATGGCCTGATGGCCACCACCCACGAGCAGCACTACGAGATCAGTAGTGGCCTGAACCCGTTCCAGATCGCGCGCGAAGGCGTGCAACCCAGCCTGGACGGCAACACCGTCGATCCCGATGCCGAGCGTGCCGCCTATGGCCGCGCCGCACTCGAATACCGCGCCTCGCTCAGCTTCGTCGAGAGCAAGGTGCGTTCCATGCTGACCGCGATCACGGGGCAATAA
- a CDS encoding chemotaxis protein yields MSHDLLNRIDQRTRLAGHNRLALLLFRLGGRQLFGVNVFKVQEVLRRPELFQVPGLPSQFAGVADVRGRSVPVLDLGLAIGHPEREPDADTSPGYLVVTEFNRSIQGFLVSGVERIVNIAVEDIHPPPELGAESSYLTAVTRFQGELIQVIDVESVLADIAQVRGEAVLDPAMAMPADGPQLQVLVVDDSRVARQQIRSVLDQLGVGATLLSDGKQALDHLLQIQASGENPAERYAMVISDIEMPAMDGYTLTTEIRRHPGLAGLYVLLHTSLSGVFNNAMVERVGANAFVAKYSPHELADFVLDRLRKVAMAA; encoded by the coding sequence ATGTCCCATGACCTGCTCAACCGGATCGACCAGCGGACCCGACTGGCCGGCCACAATCGCCTGGCGCTGCTGCTGTTCCGCCTCGGCGGACGTCAGCTTTTTGGCGTCAATGTCTTCAAGGTGCAGGAAGTCCTGCGCCGCCCGGAGCTGTTCCAGGTGCCCGGACTGCCCAGCCAGTTCGCCGGCGTGGCCGACGTCCGTGGCCGCTCGGTGCCGGTGCTGGACCTGGGCCTGGCCATCGGCCACCCCGAGCGTGAGCCCGATGCGGACACCTCGCCCGGCTACCTGGTCGTGACCGAGTTCAACCGCTCGATCCAGGGCTTCCTGGTCAGCGGCGTGGAGCGCATCGTCAACATCGCGGTGGAAGACATCCACCCGCCACCGGAACTGGGCGCCGAATCGAGCTATCTGACGGCGGTGACGCGCTTCCAGGGCGAGTTGATCCAGGTGATCGACGTTGAAAGCGTGCTGGCCGATATCGCCCAGGTACGCGGTGAAGCAGTACTCGACCCGGCGATGGCAATGCCCGCCGACGGCCCGCAGCTGCAGGTGCTGGTGGTGGACGACTCTCGTGTAGCCCGCCAACAGATCCGCAGCGTGCTGGACCAGCTTGGGGTGGGCGCCACCCTGCTTTCCGACGGCAAGCAGGCGCTGGACCACTTGCTGCAGATCCAGGCCTCGGGCGAGAACCCCGCCGAGCGCTACGCCATGGTCATCTCGGACATCGAAATGCCGGCCATGGACGGCTATACGCTGACGACGGAAATCCGGCGCCATCCGGGCCTGGCCGGCCTTTACGTCCTGCTTCATACCTCGCTGTCGGGCGTATTCAACAATGCGATGGTCGAGCGCGTCGGCGCCAACGCCTTCGTCGCCAAGTACTCGCCGCACGAACTGGCCGACTTCGTGCTGGACCGCCTGCGCAAGGTCGCGATGGCGGCCTGA
- the flgA gene encoding flagellar basal body P-ring formation chaperone FlgA, whose protein sequence is MRRVTSLFAIALALASPWADAADWQPVASIRTAALSTLPAGSEGEAQVADALRLPRCGGALQVQPTANTTVEVSCPDAGGWRLFVPVKVRRNQTVLVLNRGIGTGETLTAADITTAQRDAARIAGAVLADPNAAIGRIARRPLQAGALLSNNDLVVQRLIKRGDNVALVSRRGSVEVRIAGRAMGDAGENERVSVENLSSRRIVQGTVDAAGDVIVAR, encoded by the coding sequence ATGCGCCGGGTCACATCGCTCTTCGCCATCGCGCTTGCCCTGGCCTCGCCGTGGGCGGATGCCGCCGACTGGCAGCCGGTGGCCAGTATCCGCACCGCCGCGTTGTCGACGCTGCCGGCAGGCAGCGAGGGCGAGGCCCAGGTGGCCGATGCGCTGCGCTTGCCCAGGTGTGGTGGCGCGCTGCAGGTGCAGCCCACCGCCAACACCACGGTTGAAGTCAGCTGCCCCGATGCCGGCGGCTGGCGCCTGTTCGTACCAGTAAAGGTGCGGCGCAACCAGACCGTGCTGGTGCTCAACCGCGGAATCGGTACTGGAGAAACCCTCACCGCCGCCGATATCACCACTGCCCAGCGTGATGCCGCCCGGATTGCCGGTGCGGTGCTGGCCGATCCGAATGCAGCGATCGGCCGCATCGCCCGCCGTCCGTTGCAGGCCGGAGCCCTGCTGTCGAACAACGATCTGGTGGTGCAGCGTCTCATCAAGCGAGGAGACAATGTGGCCCTGGTTTCGCGTCGCGGCTCGGTCGAGGTCCGTATTGCAGGCCGTGCGATGGGCGATGCCGGTGAAAACGAACGGGTCTCGGTGGAGAACCTGTCCTCGCGGCGCATCGTGCAGGGCACGGTCGATGCCGCCGGTGACGTAATCGTGGCGCGTTGA
- the flgM gene encoding flagellar biosynthesis anti-sigma factor FlgM, with protein sequence MSQKIDGNLQVPQALRSVTTTANKPGVSTDAAARPVEAADSLRLTGEATNLQAIERELTTAPAIDAQRVAAVRESLQNGTYKINPDAIASRMLELDQQLHG encoded by the coding sequence ATGAGCCAGAAAATCGACGGCAACCTGCAGGTCCCCCAGGCACTGCGCAGCGTGACGACCACGGCCAACAAGCCCGGCGTCAGCACCGATGCGGCGGCGCGCCCGGTCGAAGCGGCCGACAGCCTGCGCCTGACCGGCGAGGCCACCAATCTGCAGGCCATCGAGCGTGAGCTGACCACCGCCCCGGCAATCGACGCCCAGCGTGTGGCCGCAGTGCGCGAGTCGCTGCAGAACGGCACCTACAAGATCAATCCGGACGCGATCGCATCGCGCATGCTTGAGCTGGATCAGCAGCTGCACGGATGA
- a CDS encoding flagella protein, whose product MTAPMSEQLQRLAQALDVERQALVDHDVHALIRATGAKLEALRALEGTPPLGEGDHLQELAERNRANGVLLSRRRREVDWALRQLGRTEASSSYDAKGQSHTVTARRPLAIA is encoded by the coding sequence ATGACCGCGCCGATGAGCGAACAACTGCAGCGGCTGGCCCAGGCGCTTGACGTTGAACGTCAGGCGCTGGTCGATCATGACGTACACGCGCTGATCCGGGCGACAGGTGCCAAGCTGGAGGCGCTGCGTGCACTGGAAGGCACGCCGCCGCTTGGTGAGGGGGATCACCTCCAGGAACTGGCCGAACGCAACCGTGCCAATGGTGTGCTGCTGTCGCGCCGGCGCCGCGAGGTCGATTGGGCGCTGCGCCAGCTCGGGCGTACCGAGGCCTCCTCCTCCTATGATGCCAAGGGCCAGTCGCATACGGTCACTGCGCGGCGCCCACTCGCCATCGCCTGA